The proteins below come from a single Gammaproteobacteria bacterium CG11_big_fil_rev_8_21_14_0_20_46_22 genomic window:
- a CDS encoding 30S ribosomal protein S6--L-glutamate ligase — MKICILTKNSKLYSHQRLKEAGEKRGHEMMMLNTLHCYMNICASEPTVHYRGGKVLEQIDAVIPRIGANNTFYGTAVLRQLEVMGTYSLNDSLAIVRSRDKLRSLQLLSRKEIPMPVTGFAKSPLDTENLIELVGGAPLIIKLLESTQGEGVVLAETNKAAHSVINAFKLLNANILVQEFIKEAAGTDIRCFVIGDQAVAAMQRTAKAGEFRSNVHKGGSVDVIELTQEEKDIAVRSAQVMGLEVAGVDLIRSARGSLLLEVNSSPGLEGIERATGLDIASMMIEHIEREVSNSKHSDKAR, encoded by the coding sequence ATGAAAATTTGTATTCTCACGAAAAATTCGAAACTTTACTCACATCAGCGCTTAAAAGAAGCCGGTGAAAAACGTGGCCATGAAATGATGATGCTCAACACCCTCCACTGCTATATGAACATTTGCGCTTCTGAACCCACGGTGCATTACCGTGGCGGTAAAGTGCTTGAACAAATCGATGCCGTGATTCCTCGTATCGGCGCGAACAATACTTTTTACGGTACGGCTGTTTTGCGTCAGCTCGAAGTCATGGGCACTTACTCGCTCAATGATTCCCTGGCTATCGTTCGCTCACGTGACAAATTACGCTCCCTACAATTATTGTCTCGAAAAGAAATACCCATGCCCGTCACAGGCTTTGCCAAATCCCCACTTGACACCGAAAATCTTATCGAGCTTGTTGGCGGCGCACCGTTAATCATCAAACTCTTAGAAAGCACGCAAGGCGAAGGTGTGGTCCTAGCTGAAACCAACAAAGCCGCTCATTCAGTAATCAATGCGTTTAAGCTGCTTAATGCAAATATCCTTGTCCAAGAGTTTATCAAAGAAGCTGCTGGCACCGATATCCGCTGCTTTGTGATCGGCGACCAAGCTGTGGCAGCCATGCAGCGCACCGCCAAAGCGGGCGAGTTCCGCTCAAACGTGCACAAAGGCGGCTCTGTTGATGTCATTGAATTAACCCAAGAAGAAAAAGATATCGCCGTGCGCTCAGCGCAAGTGATGGGCCTTGAGGTCGCCGGCGTTGACCTTATTCGTTCTGCGCGCGGCAGCCTACTATTGGAGGTTAATTCCTCACCCGGCCTTGAAGGCATTGAGAGAGCGACAGGGCTGGATATCGCCTCGATGATGATCGAGCACATCGAGCGCGAAGTCTCAAATAGCAAGCACAGTGATAAAGCTCGGTAA
- the ligA gene encoding DNA ligase (NAD(+)) LigA (this protein catalyzes the formation of phosphodiester linkages between 5'-phosphoryl and 3'-hydroxyl groups in double-stranded DNA using NAD as a coenzyme and as the energy source for the reaction; essential for DNA replication and repair of damaged DNA; similar to ligase LigB) → MSKAIEKRMRELEMLLQRYNQEYYLHDAPSVPDSEYDRLFHELSALEIAHPTLKSPDSPTLRVGATPLDKFKTVRHEKPMLSLANAFTKEDLEAFIKRITDKLERASVSFAVEPKLDGLAVSLRYEDGLLVQAATRGDGQVGEDVTHNVRTIRALPLKLSGKPPKLLEVRGEVYMPIKAFEAFNVAANKAGEKILANPRNAAAGSLRQLDSRIAAKRHLAVYCYDIGVGQGLPEFKQQSDILLYLVSLGLPVVAERDVVTGVDALLAYYEEILSKRDRLPYEIDGVVYKLNSLKDQQALGFVSRAPRWAIAHKFPAQEELTVVETVDFQIGRTGAVTPVARLQPVRVAGVMVSNATLHNKDEISRKDIRLGDTVIIRRAGDVIPEVVSVILDRRPKTAKTILWPAACPVCGSHIEYLDDEAVARCSGGLFCKAQRKEAIKHFASRKAMDIEGLGDKLVDQLIEAGLVEHLDDLYRLELESLASLERMGKKSAENLLAALEKSKSTSFAKFIYALGIRNVGEATARALAEHFATLEHLTAADIDSLQAVPDVGPVVAEHVLHFFAEAHNREIIQSLCDLGVHWPAAQARVVDESHAFFGKTVVITGTLSSMSRDEAKETLQQCGAKVSDSVSKKTDFLIAGEAAGSKLDKAQTFGVTILDEQAFKKLL, encoded by the coding sequence ATGAGTAAAGCGATCGAAAAACGCATGCGTGAGCTCGAAATGCTTTTGCAACGCTATAACCAAGAATATTACCTACACGATGCCCCCTCAGTGCCTGATAGTGAATATGATCGCTTATTTCATGAATTGTCAGCATTAGAGATCGCGCATCCCACGTTAAAATCACCCGATAGCCCAACGCTGCGTGTGGGTGCCACACCACTCGATAAATTTAAAACGGTCCGTCATGAAAAGCCGATGTTGTCCTTAGCGAATGCGTTTACTAAAGAAGACCTTGAGGCTTTTATCAAGCGTATTACAGATAAGCTTGAGCGCGCATCAGTGAGCTTTGCTGTCGAGCCTAAGCTTGATGGCTTGGCGGTGAGTTTGCGTTATGAAGACGGTCTTTTAGTGCAAGCTGCCACACGCGGTGACGGGCAAGTGGGTGAGGATGTGACGCACAACGTGCGTACAATTCGTGCCTTGCCATTAAAGCTTTCAGGCAAGCCCCCAAAGCTTTTGGAAGTCCGTGGCGAAGTGTATATGCCGATCAAAGCTTTCGAAGCGTTTAACGTGGCAGCGAATAAAGCGGGTGAGAAAATCTTGGCGAATCCTCGCAATGCGGCAGCCGGCAGTTTGCGCCAGCTGGATTCACGCATCGCGGCCAAACGTCACTTAGCGGTGTATTGTTATGATATTGGTGTGGGGCAGGGTTTGCCTGAGTTCAAGCAGCAATCGGATATTTTGTTGTATTTAGTGTCTTTGGGTTTGCCGGTCGTGGCTGAGCGTGATGTGGTGACTGGCGTGGATGCTTTGCTCGCGTACTACGAAGAGATTCTATCAAAACGTGATCGTTTACCGTATGAAATTGATGGGGTGGTCTATAAGCTCAATTCGCTCAAGGATCAGCAAGCCCTAGGTTTCGTATCACGTGCGCCGCGTTGGGCCATCGCCCACAAATTCCCTGCTCAAGAAGAGCTGACGGTGGTTGAAACCGTAGATTTTCAAATTGGCCGAACCGGTGCGGTGACGCCGGTGGCTCGATTGCAGCCGGTGAGAGTGGCGGGCGTTATGGTGAGTAACGCTACCTTGCACAATAAGGACGAAATCAGTCGAAAAGATATACGCTTAGGCGATACGGTGATTATCCGCCGTGCGGGCGATGTGATCCCTGAAGTGGTGAGTGTCATTTTGGATCGTCGCCCGAAAACCGCAAAGACAATCCTTTGGCCCGCGGCGTGTCCAGTGTGTGGCTCTCATATCGAATATTTAGACGATGAGGCGGTTGCTCGTTGTAGTGGAGGCTTGTTTTGCAAGGCTCAGCGCAAAGAAGCGATTAAACATTTTGCCTCACGCAAAGCCATGGATATTGAAGGTCTGGGTGATAAATTAGTCGATCAGCTGATCGAGGCCGGTTTGGTTGAGCACTTGGACGATCTGTATCGGCTCGAGCTTGAGAGCTTGGCCTCGCTTGAGCGTATGGGAAAAAAGTCGGCTGAGAATCTTTTAGCAGCACTGGAGAAAAGTAAAAGCACGAGCTTTGCGAAGTTTATTTATGCGCTCGGTATACGCAATGTGGGTGAGGCCACGGCGCGTGCTTTGGCAGAGCATTTCGCCACACTTGAGCACTTAACTGCTGCGGATATTGATTCTTTGCAAGCGGTGCCCGATGTCGGCCCTGTGGTGGCTGAGCATGTCTTGCATTTTTTCGCTGAGGCTCATAATCGTGAGATCATACAATCACTGTGTGATTTGGGTGTACATTGGCCTGCGGCACAGGCACGTGTGGTTGATGAATCTCATGCCTTTTTTGGCAAAACGGTGGTGATTACCGGTACTTTGTCGTCGATGAGCCGTGATGAAGCCAAGGAAACATTGCAGCAGTGTGGCGCGAAAGTCTCTGACAGTGTGTCGAAAAAGACGGACTTTCTCATTGCAGGAGAAGCTGCGGGCTCTAAGCTTGATAAAGCGCAAACCTTCGGCGTAACTATCTTAGATGAGCAAGCATTTAAAAAGCTGTTGTAA
- a CDS encoding histone — protein sequence MPTKKTTAKKTTAKKRTSKPSLKALETKIKQLAKKLAEAKKQHDKLKKEAKKKPAAKKAAPKKRVAKKTTAKRKPAKKAVTKKTTAKRKPAKKTVAKKAASKRVAKKAPAKRKAPAKRKTAKKK from the coding sequence ATGCCAACTAAGAAAACTACTGCAAAAAAGACGACCGCTAAGAAGCGCACTTCAAAGCCAAGTCTTAAGGCGCTTGAAACTAAAATCAAGCAATTAGCTAAAAAGCTTGCTGAAGCTAAAAAGCAACACGACAAGCTTAAAAAGGAAGCTAAAAAGAAGCCCGCTGCTAAAAAAGCAGCGCCTAAGAAACGTGTCGCTAAGAAAACAACGGCTAAGCGTAAACCGGCCAAGAAAGCTGTCACTAAAAAGACAACAGCTAAGCGTAAGCCGGCTAAGAAAACCGTTGCTAAAAAAGCTGCGTCTAAACGTGTAGCTAAAAAAGCACCTGCTAAGCGTAAAGCACCTGCTAAACGCAAAACTGCTAAGAAGAAGTAA
- a CDS encoding hydrolase, with translation MIIRSVFKPAWWLKNPHLQTLWPQVTGYHAKIALREERFTLRDGDFLDLVWAGEGDGPIVIVLHGIGGSIKSPYATGALKAIAESGCRGVLMHFRGSSGKPNVHARTYDASDTNDLQEFVISLMQREPNTPLAGVGFSLGGNVLLKWLGETRQYNPLKAAVAVSVPFVIEKSLNRVRKGFSRFYHKVILDQLRDEVLGKFKAAGQSAPIDLDAFSKVKDLHDFNSLFVVPVHGYLCPEDYYQRASCRQYLRYIEVPTLIVHAEDDPFMSPDVIPTEEELSPFVTLELAECGGHVGFVSGSMPGKAEYWLEKHIPDFLRPILEEAYAQAQQQKVKALSE, from the coding sequence ATGATTATTCGAAGTGTGTTTAAGCCGGCGTGGTGGCTCAAAAACCCGCACCTTCAAACCTTGTGGCCCCAGGTCACAGGTTATCATGCCAAAATTGCGTTGCGGGAAGAGCGCTTTACCTTGCGTGATGGGGATTTCTTGGATCTTGTCTGGGCCGGCGAGGGCGATGGGCCCATTGTGATTGTTCTGCATGGTATCGGTGGCTCCATAAAATCACCCTATGCCACAGGTGCGCTCAAGGCGATTGCCGAGAGTGGTTGCCGGGGTGTGCTGATGCATTTTCGAGGTAGCAGTGGCAAGCCGAATGTGCACGCCAGAACGTACGACGCCAGTGACACGAATGACCTGCAGGAATTTGTGATTTCCTTGATGCAGCGTGAGCCCAACACACCGCTTGCGGGTGTTGGTTTTTCCTTAGGGGGGAATGTTTTATTAAAGTGGCTGGGCGAAACGCGCCAATACAATCCACTCAAAGCGGCTGTAGCTGTTTCGGTGCCGTTTGTGATTGAGAAATCATTAAATCGTGTGCGCAAAGGCTTTTCTCGCTTTTATCACAAGGTGATCTTAGATCAACTGCGCGACGAGGTGCTGGGTAAATTCAAAGCCGCGGGGCAGTCAGCCCCGATTGATTTGGATGCCTTTAGCAAAGTGAAAGATCTGCATGACTTTAATAGTTTGTTCGTGGTGCCGGTGCATGGTTATCTGTGTCCAGAAGATTATTATCAGCGTGCGAGCTGTCGCCAGTACTTGCGTTATATTGAGGTGCCGACTTTGATCGTGCATGCCGAAGATGATCCCTTTATGTCGCCTGACGTGATTCCCACTGAGGAAGAGCTTTCTCCCTTTGTGACTTTAGAGCTTGCTGAGTGCGGTGGGCATGTGGGATTTGTTAGCGGCAGCATGCCGGGTAAGGCCGAATACTGGCTTGAGAAGCACATCCCTGATTTTCTGCGTCCGATTCTGGAAGAAGCCTACGCACAAGCGCAGCAGCAAAAAGTGAAAGCCCTCAGCGAGTGA
- the glpK gene encoding glycerol kinase gives MSHYILAIDQGTTSTRALLVDQQANIFAVSQKSFEQFFPKNGWVEHDPEEIWATTLSVIRSTIKQAGGVKAINTIGITNQRETTVVWDKHTGKAVYPAIVWQDRRTAKFCQQWREAGHEKLITEKTGLLLDPYFSASKIRWILNEVPGAREKAQAGDLLFGTVDSFLIWRLSKGASHVTDATNASRTQLFNIHTQTWDDELLTLFDIPKGMLPEVKDNVDDFGSLDVEFFGQAVPITGVAGDQQAAAFGQACFKPGMIKSTYGTGCFALVNTGDQPLSSENRLLTTVLSRVEGQVQYALEGSIFVAGAAVKWLHEKLGVINAPAETEHLAASLSSNEGVYMVPAFTGLGAPHWQPDVRASLLGMTRDTSRAAIARAALEAVCYQTMDLFTAMKRDGVSNLTQLRVDGGMTANGWFMQYLSDVLALEVSKPRHTEITALGAAFMAGLKTGFFESISNIETLWQGDQNFMPSSDLSGVQQAYARWQKAVEATLSFA, from the coding sequence ATGAGTCATTACATTCTAGCGATTGATCAAGGCACGACATCCACGCGTGCCTTGCTCGTTGATCAGCAGGCGAATATCTTCGCCGTTTCACAAAAAAGCTTTGAGCAGTTTTTTCCTAAAAACGGCTGGGTAGAGCACGACCCTGAAGAGATTTGGGCCACCACCTTGTCTGTGATTCGTTCGACGATTAAACAAGCCGGTGGCGTGAAGGCGATCAATACGATTGGCATTACCAATCAGCGGGAAACCACGGTGGTTTGGGACAAGCACACGGGCAAAGCGGTGTATCCTGCGATTGTTTGGCAAGATCGTCGTACAGCTAAGTTTTGCCAGCAATGGCGTGAGGCGGGTCATGAAAAGCTGATCACGGAAAAAACGGGCCTTTTGTTGGATCCGTATTTTTCGGCCAGCAAGATCCGCTGGATTTTAAATGAAGTCCCAGGTGCGCGTGAGAAGGCTCAAGCCGGCGACTTACTGTTTGGCACTGTCGATAGCTTTTTGATTTGGCGTTTAAGCAAGGGGGCTTCACACGTCACCGATGCGACGAATGCGTCTCGCACTCAGCTTTTTAATATTCACACGCAAACCTGGGATGATGAATTGCTCACGTTGTTTGATATTCCAAAAGGCATGCTGCCCGAAGTGAAAGATAATGTGGACGATTTTGGCAGCCTTGATGTTGAGTTTTTTGGGCAAGCGGTGCCTATCACCGGCGTGGCCGGTGATCAGCAAGCCGCAGCCTTTGGGCAGGCTTGCTTTAAACCGGGTATGATCAAAAGTACGTACGGTACGGGTTGTTTTGCCTTGGTCAATACAGGTGATCAACCGTTGTCATCCGAGAATCGTTTGCTGACGACCGTGCTTAGTCGAGTAGAGGGGCAAGTTCAGTACGCGCTGGAAGGCAGTATTTTTGTCGCGGGTGCAGCGGTGAAATGGTTGCATGAGAAGCTTGGTGTGATTAATGCGCCGGCTGAAACGGAGCACTTGGCTGCTTCTTTAAGTTCAAATGAGGGTGTTTACATGGTGCCTGCCTTTACAGGCTTGGGCGCACCGCATTGGCAGCCGGATGTGCGAGCAAGCCTTTTGGGGATGACGCGCGACACGTCACGGGCCGCCATCGCCCGCGCCGCTCTGGAAGCCGTCTGCTATCAAACCATGGATTTATTCACAGCCATGAAGCGAGATGGCGTCTCAAACTTAACTCAATTGCGTGTCGATGGTGGTATGACGGCGAACGGTTGGTTCATGCAGTATTTGTCCGATGTCTTAGCGCTTGAGGTTTCAAAGCCTAGGCACACGGAAATCACCGCCTTGGGCGCGGCGTTTATGGCGGGTTTAAAGACCGGCTTTTTTGAGTCGATTTCAAACATTGAAACACTCTGGCAAGGCGATCAGAACTTTATGCCATCGAGCGATCTTTCAGGGGTTCAACAAGCTTATGCCCGTTGGCAAAAAGCCGTTGAAGCGACCTTAAGTTTTGCATAA
- a CDS encoding ATP-dependent zinc protease, with protein MEIIGSQKILIGWKEWCSLPELKIPAVKAKIDTGAKTSCIHAINIEPFKKNTVDWVHFTIDPIQGDDTVLVKTNARIVDKRLITSSNGHKELRYIIHTTLRLGEVEWPIDISLSNRESMRFKMLLGRDALKHHTLIDPVKMHCHGKFTKRQVKRMYGA; from the coding sequence ATGGAAATCATCGGCTCACAAAAAATCTTAATCGGCTGGAAGGAGTGGTGCTCGCTGCCCGAGCTTAAAATACCGGCGGTGAAAGCCAAAATTGATACCGGCGCTAAGACCTCTTGCATTCACGCCATCAATATCGAACCGTTTAAAAAGAACACCGTCGACTGGGTGCATTTTACTATCGACCCTATTCAGGGCGACGACACGGTTTTAGTAAAAACCAACGCGCGTATCGTCGACAAGCGCCTGATCACAAGCTCCAACGGCCACAAAGAACTACGATACATTATCCATACCACATTGCGTTTAGGTGAGGTAGAATGGCCCATCGATATTAGCTTGTCGAACCGTGAATCCATGCGCTTTAAAATGCTACTGGGTCGAGATGCGCTAAAGCATCACACACTCATCGACCCAGTTAAAATGCATTGCCATGGCAAGTTCACCAAACGACAAGTCAAACGCATGTACGGAGCTTAA
- a CDS encoding adenylate kinase — protein MKILFLGAPGAGKGTLAARLSHKLNIPHISTGDMLRREIQSASPLGQQVQSVMDRGDYVNDELMLKIVLNRIASEDCAKGFILDGFPRTLPQAEALDEAGVNLDRVIVLDVRDEVVVSRLTGRRVHLPSGRVYHVVNHPPKREGLDDETGEPLTQRDDDQAETVTKRLAVYQTLTTPLLAYYEDRAIHVDGEGDVASVEANICAHLER, from the coding sequence ATGAAAATTTTATTTTTAGGTGCGCCAGGCGCCGGCAAAGGCACTTTGGCCGCGCGTTTAAGTCATAAGCTGAATATTCCACATATCTCAACCGGTGATATGCTACGTAGAGAAATTCAGTCTGCTTCGCCATTGGGGCAACAAGTGCAGTCTGTTATGGATCGTGGCGACTATGTGAATGATGAGCTTATGCTCAAGATTGTCCTTAATCGTATCGCATCGGAGGATTGCGCCAAGGGGTTCATCCTTGACGGCTTTCCGCGCACACTGCCGCAAGCTGAAGCTTTGGACGAGGCGGGGGTTAATTTGGATCGAGTGATCGTCTTGGATGTGCGTGATGAAGTGGTTGTTAGCCGTTTGACTGGGCGACGTGTTCACCTGCCTTCAGGGCGGGTTTACCATGTTGTGAATCACCCGCCTAAGCGTGAGGGATTGGATGATGAAACGGGTGAGCCACTCACTCAGCGTGATGATGATCAGGCTGAAACAGTCACTAAGCGTTTGGCGGTTTATCAAACGTTGACGACACCATTGCTGGCGTATTATGAAGATCGTGCGATTCATGTTGACGGTGAGGGTGATGTGGCAAGCGTTGAGGCCAATATTTGCGCGCATCTCGAGCGCTAG
- a CDS encoding threonylcarbamoyl-AMP synthase, translated as MIHTLNDESLKQAVDRLRAGELIGLPTETVYGLAADASNTAAVEKIFTLKQRPKNQALIVHVSHNTPLSHFARDIPEFAKTLIEQCWPGPLSLILHKRPEVNDWVTGGHDTIALRCPKHPVAQAVLNTFGGGLAAPSANRHCHLSPTTAEDVFDEFGDELALILDGGACDVGIESTILDLTHTTPTIVRPGFYTAQDLESIINTRVVYASSDQANAPGNLAKHYAPETPTFLCETENLPHSPHIGVLSFKPASHEHWICIDKNPEAMAHALYHSLRELDHAKLESIVIETPPQDEAWRAIWDRLKRLCSQL; from the coding sequence ATGATTCACACTCTGAATGATGAAAGCTTAAAACAGGCTGTTGACCGACTACGCGCAGGCGAGCTGATTGGCTTACCGACTGAAACCGTCTACGGCCTTGCCGCTGATGCCAGCAACACCGCAGCAGTTGAAAAAATCTTTACCTTGAAGCAGCGTCCGAAAAACCAAGCGCTGATTGTTCATGTCAGTCACAACACCCCACTCTCACACTTTGCGCGCGACATCCCTGAATTTGCAAAAACCCTCATCGAACAATGCTGGCCGGGCCCCTTATCGCTGATTTTACACAAACGCCCCGAGGTAAATGATTGGGTCACAGGTGGCCACGATACCATCGCCCTGCGCTGCCCGAAACACCCTGTGGCTCAAGCTGTATTGAACACATTCGGTGGCGGGCTTGCCGCACCCTCCGCGAATCGCCACTGTCATTTAAGCCCCACGACCGCCGAAGATGTGTTCGATGAATTTGGCGATGAACTGGCATTGATTTTAGACGGTGGTGCATGTGACGTAGGCATTGAATCAACCATTCTCGATCTCACGCACACCACACCCACCATCGTGCGGCCTGGTTTTTACACAGCCCAGGATTTAGAAAGCATTATCAACACTCGGGTGGTTTACGCAAGTAGCGACCAGGCCAATGCCCCTGGCAATCTTGCCAAGCATTACGCACCCGAAACACCGACATTCCTTTGCGAAACTGAAAACTTACCTCACTCTCCTCATATCGGCGTACTGAGCTTCAAGCCGGCTTCGCATGAACATTGGATCTGCATCGACAAAAACCCCGAAGCCATGGCGCACGCGCTCTATCACAGCTTAAGAGAGCTCGATCACGCCAAGCTAGAATCCATCGTCATTGAAACCCCGCCGCAGGACGAAGCCTGGCGAGCGATTTGGGATCGATTGAAGCGTTTGTGCAGCCAGCTCTGA